The following are from one region of the Parcubacteria group bacterium genome:
- a CDS encoding YifB family Mg chelatase-like AAA ATPase gives MLTNVLSCAVIGLSGEKITIEVDVSRGYPMFIVVGLPDTAVSESRQRIPTAIRNSGFLYPYAKRVVVNLAPADLKKEGASYDLPIAVGILFSTEQIRGDLSRSLFVGELALDGGLRPGRGMLPIAIWARDAGYEHLYIPSANAREASVVSGIRIMPVATLSQLVVHLNGQQTIIPVEKLEPAERAEQAHSIDMADIAGQEHAKRALEIAAAGSHNIAMSGPPGSGKTMLSSAMVTILPDLTFPEQLEVTKIYSIAGALPPDTPLVSVRPFRSPHHTASGIALVGGGAFPRPGEISLAHRGVLFLDEFAEFSRSVLENLRQPLEDGRITVSRAQGSVTFPARFILVASFNPCPCGFLGDSERACVCTQSQIVRYRTKISGPIADRIDLHVDVPRVSFEKLEARGLETSALIRERVNRARGIQLERLKPFNVISNSEMEARLVRQLCVLDAPSRSLIRQAVDMLHLSARGFHRVLKVSRTIADLGGEPEITAAHIAEALQYRPKDD, from the coding sequence ATGCTCACTAATGTCCTCTCGTGCGCGGTGATAGGGCTCTCCGGCGAAAAGATCACCATTGAGGTGGATGTGTCGCGCGGGTACCCCATGTTTATTGTGGTGGGATTGCCGGACACCGCAGTTTCCGAATCGCGCCAGCGCATTCCCACGGCCATCCGCAATTCCGGCTTCCTCTATCCGTACGCAAAGCGCGTGGTTGTCAACCTTGCCCCGGCTGATTTAAAAAAAGAGGGCGCGTCCTACGATCTGCCCATTGCAGTCGGCATCCTGTTTTCTACGGAACAGATCCGCGGCGACCTCTCGCGTTCCTTGTTTGTCGGCGAGCTTGCGCTGGACGGGGGCCTGCGCCCGGGCCGCGGCATGCTCCCCATTGCCATCTGGGCGCGGGATGCGGGCTACGAGCACCTCTATATTCCCTCGGCGAACGCGCGCGAGGCGAGCGTGGTTTCCGGCATACGCATCATGCCCGTTGCAACACTCTCACAGCTCGTTGTCCACCTCAACGGGCAGCAGACAATCATCCCGGTTGAGAAGCTTGAGCCTGCAGAGCGCGCAGAGCAGGCGCACTCCATTGACATGGCCGACATTGCGGGCCAGGAGCACGCAAAGCGCGCCCTGGAGATTGCCGCGGCCGGCTCGCACAACATCGCCATGTCCGGCCCGCCCGGGAGCGGCAAAACCATGCTCTCTTCCGCCATGGTCACGATTCTGCCGGATCTGACGTTTCCCGAACAGCTTGAGGTTACGAAAATTTACAGCATTGCGGGCGCGCTCCCCCCGGACACGCCGCTCGTTTCGGTCCGCCCGTTCCGCAGCCCCCACCACACCGCGTCCGGCATTGCCCTGGTCGGGGGCGGGGCGTTCCCGCGGCCTGGAGAAATAAGCCTGGCGCACCGCGGCGTCCTTTTTTTGGATGAATTCGCGGAGTTCTCGCGGAGCGTTTTGGAAAACCTGCGCCAGCCGCTTGAGGACGGGCGCATAACAGTTTCGCGCGCGCAGGGGAGCGTTACGTTTCCGGCCCGCTTCATACTGGTTGCCTCGTTCAACCCGTGCCCGTGCGGGTTTTTGGGTGATTCCGAGCGCGCGTGCGTGTGCACGCAGTCGCAAATTGTCAGATACCGCACAAAAATATCCGGCCCCATCGCGGATAGGATTGATCTGCATGTGGACGTGCCGCGCGTTTCGTTTGAAAAACTGGAAGCGCGCGGCTTGGAAACGTCCGCGCTCATCCGCGAGCGCGTGAACCGCGCCCGCGGCATACAACTTGAGCGCTTGAAGCCGTTCAACGTGATTTCAAACAGCGAGATGGAGGCACGGCTGGTGCGGCAGCTGTGCGTGCTGGACGCGCCATCCCGCAGCCTCATCCGGCAGGCGGTTGATATGCTGCACCTTTCGGCGCGCGGATTCCACCGCGTGCTCAAAGTGAGCCGCACTATTGCGGACCTTGGGGGCGAACCCGAAATCACCGCCGCGCACATTGCCGAGGCCCTGCAGTACCGGCCCAAGGACGACTAG
- a CDS encoding fibronectin type III domain-containing protein, with the protein MKPFFTTIATLGLIALSAGSAGVATGQDVIEPPPDVSAAQHGFSQAVRVAWAASPTASASLYRVHRSATGGGLGTSLGLVSGLEFIDSGVSFNVTYYYRVVATSAGIDSAPSQQASAKPVVPAPVAVAAQDTGEGRSIKVTWERPDPGLVLTFDVYRSTALASAGSRVGSRVSGTEYIDRSVNNGIAYYYRVRSVNTGNVQSGDSGVASASASALEAEKPVLSGGADRAGGVSISWTKPSDADVSAYRVYRSQNENERGDFRIETTSRSFTERDLPRGTAYYYRVQALGANRAVKSESEPRRAVVADAAGQDVLLPVTGLVAQGTGSSGAVKLSWQNPPSNNFSYLRIYRNTVPALGSLVADRVGGSWYEDRSLENGITYYYAVKTVDSAGREGADATLASAFPFARTRGSTPPPPVAKLSVRDLGDGTSLKLAWQNPEPHLYASVSIYRSTDPATQGDLVASGYRGSGFLNTRSVQANQQYYYTVVAVDQNGLQSERNPQVPGIATLSSLDTGFDTDADGLPDAWERVHGFHPHLKDDVLADHDADGLPLFFEYQYGTDPWDADSDQDGHSDGTEALNGYDPLGPGRKALVSDAASVAGSFAYGRARLSSLAEERYQAAELRSALELEFGSGRIPNPRSHWPKLVNAYLYGGYTSSEIAHTLRFGPGLVHPAIPASVWRTADEYARRSSS; encoded by the coding sequence ATGAAACCGTTTTTTACCACCATTGCGACGCTCGGGCTGATCGCGCTCTCTGCCGGGAGCGCCGGGGTTGCGACCGGCCAAGATGTGATTGAGCCGCCGCCAGATGTGTCCGCAGCCCAGCACGGCTTTAGCCAGGCCGTGCGCGTTGCGTGGGCGGCATCTCCTACCGCGAGCGCAAGCCTGTACCGCGTGCACCGCTCTGCCACGGGCGGGGGCTTGGGCACCTCGCTCGGCCTGGTTTCGGGCCTTGAGTTTATTGACTCCGGCGTTTCGTTCAACGTCACCTACTATTACCGCGTGGTCGCGACCAGTGCGGGCATTGATTCCGCGCCTTCCCAGCAGGCATCCGCAAAGCCCGTGGTCCCGGCTCCGGTTGCGGTCGCGGCGCAGGATACGGGCGAGGGCAGGAGCATCAAGGTTACCTGGGAGCGGCCTGACCCCGGGCTCGTGCTTACGTTTGATGTGTACCGCTCAACCGCGCTCGCATCCGCAGGTTCGCGCGTTGGAAGCCGGGTGTCCGGGACCGAGTACATTGACCGGTCCGTAAACAACGGGATTGCGTACTACTACCGCGTGCGTTCCGTAAACACCGGCAACGTGCAGTCCGGGGACTCGGGCGTTGCGAGCGCTTCCGCGAGTGCCTTGGAAGCGGAAAAGCCCGTGCTGTCCGGAGGAGCGGATCGTGCCGGAGGAGTGTCCATTTCCTGGACTAAGCCCTCGGACGCGGACGTTTCCGCATACCGCGTGTACCGCTCGCAGAACGAAAACGAGCGGGGTGATTTTCGCATTGAAACCACGTCCCGGAGCTTTACGGAACGCGATCTGCCCCGCGGCACCGCGTACTACTACCGCGTGCAGGCATTGGGCGCAAACCGCGCGGTGAAAAGCGAGAGCGAGCCCAGGCGCGCGGTTGTTGCCGATGCAGCGGGCCAGGACGTTTTGCTGCCGGTTACGGGCCTTGTGGCCCAGGGGACTGGGTCTTCCGGAGCCGTCAAGCTTTCGTGGCAGAACCCGCCATCAAACAATTTTTCGTACCTGCGCATCTACCGGAATACGGTTCCTGCCCTGGGCAGCCTGGTTGCGGACCGCGTGGGCGGATCCTGGTACGAGGACCGTTCACTGGAAAACGGCATTACGTACTATTACGCGGTTAAGACCGTGGACAGCGCAGGCCGCGAGGGTGCGGATGCAACATTGGCGAGCGCATTCCCGTTTGCGCGCACCCGCGGTTCCACGCCCCCGCCTCCGGTTGCCAAACTCTCGGTGCGCGACCTCGGGGACGGGACTTCCCTTAAGCTTGCGTGGCAGAACCCCGAACCGCACTTGTACGCGTCTGTTTCCATTTACCGCAGCACTGACCCCGCAACGCAGGGGGATCTCGTTGCTTCCGGATACCGCGGCAGCGGGTTTTTGAACACACGCTCCGTGCAGGCAAACCAGCAGTACTACTACACCGTGGTTGCGGTTGACCAAAACGGCCTGCAGTCCGAGCGCAATCCGCAGGTACCTGGCATTGCAACGCTCTCAAGCCTTGACACAGGTTTTGACACGGACGCGGACGGCTTGCCGGATGCGTGGGAGCGCGTCCACGGCTTCCACCCGCACCTTAAGGATGATGTTTTAGCTGACCATGACGCAGACGGGCTCCCCCTCTTTTTTGAGTACCAGTATGGCACTGACCCCTGGGATGCCGATTCAGACCAGGACGGGCACAGCGACGGCACCGAGGCGCTCAACGGCTACGACCCTTTGGGCCCGGGCAGAAAAGCATTGGTTTCCGATGCCGCATCCGTTGCGGGATCGTTTGCGTACGGCAGAGCGCGCCTTTCCTCGCTTGCCGAGGAGCGGTACCAAGCCGCAGAACTCCGGTCGGCCCTGGAGCTTGAGTTCGGCTCCGGAAGAATTCCGAATCCGCGCTCGCACTGGCCCAAGCTCGTGAACGCGTATCTGTACGGAGGGTACACCTCGTCCGAGATCGCGCACACCCTGCGTTTTGGGCCGGGCCTGGTGCACCCCGCAATTCCGGCATCAGTGTGGCGGACGGCCGATGAGTATGCGCGCCGCAGCAGTTCATAA
- a CDS encoding polyribonucleotide nucleotidyltransferase, with the protein MEEKQYTVSVNGGEFVFKTGKLALQANASVLARFGGTEVLATVVMPGEPREDIGYFPLMVDYEEKLYAAGKIKGSRFVKHEGRPTDEAILSARLVDRAVRPLFPKWLKNDVQVILTVLSFDKENDPDIVGLNAASAALSISDVPWKGPIAAVRVSSAAGEWAVNPSYAARRESELNLVVAGTAEKTLMIEADAKEAGEDLVYEGVGYAQKQLGVLTDLFSKMQGEIGLEKFKEPEALATEDDGSGIDPAKEAEQFVAERINGVLFTGPKETKSSRKQAVAGLLEQLEERLRTLQVGKEKRKIGAAAASKFIERSVSVAILKEGKRVDGRALDEIRPITLEAGLLARTHGSGLFSRGETQILSVATLDSPGSEQILDTLEENDTKKRYFHHYNFPPFSVGEAGPLRGPGRREIGHGALAEKAIVPMLPPKEEFPYTIRVVSEVLGSNGSSSMGSVCGSTLALLDAGVPIKKPVSGIAMGLASDDEGNYKILTDLQDLEDGLGGMDFKVAGTRDGITAIQLDTKTQGLTNQIIQETLAQAKTARLEILDKIEAVIAQPNELSQYAPRITSLSINPDKIRLVIGSGGKTINEIIDACGVEIDIDDDGLVMITSETPEGAAKAEEWIKNLTHDVEAGEKYEGTVTRIMDFGAFVEVLPGKEGLVHISNLAQGRVDRVEDVVKVGDALAVEVMEIDEQGRINLKVQGVTKEPRPRGAGFGGGHEGRRGGPPGRGRPFRPR; encoded by the coding sequence ATGGAAGAGAAACAGTATACCGTATCAGTGAACGGAGGTGAATTCGTGTTTAAGACGGGCAAGCTCGCCTTGCAGGCCAATGCGAGCGTTTTGGCGCGCTTCGGCGGCACCGAGGTGCTCGCCACAGTGGTGATGCCCGGGGAGCCGCGGGAAGACATTGGCTACTTTCCTTTAATGGTTGACTACGAAGAAAAGCTGTATGCAGCCGGAAAGATCAAGGGCTCGCGGTTCGTTAAGCACGAGGGACGGCCCACTGACGAGGCCATCCTCTCTGCCCGGCTCGTGGACCGCGCCGTGCGGCCCCTGTTCCCGAAGTGGCTCAAGAACGACGTGCAGGTTATTCTGACCGTGCTCTCGTTTGACAAGGAGAATGATCCGGACATCGTGGGCTTGAATGCGGCCTCGGCCGCGCTCTCCATTTCCGACGTGCCGTGGAAGGGGCCCATTGCCGCGGTGCGCGTATCAAGCGCGGCCGGCGAGTGGGCGGTCAACCCGTCCTATGCGGCGCGCCGCGAATCAGAGCTGAACCTGGTGGTTGCCGGGACTGCGGAAAAGACGCTCATGATTGAGGCTGACGCCAAAGAGGCGGGCGAAGATCTTGTGTATGAAGGCGTTGGGTATGCGCAAAAGCAGTTGGGTGTACTCACTGATTTGTTTTCCAAGATGCAGGGCGAAATCGGGCTTGAGAAGTTCAAGGAGCCCGAGGCGCTTGCCACGGAAGACGACGGATCCGGCATTGACCCGGCCAAGGAAGCGGAGCAGTTCGTTGCCGAGCGCATCAATGGCGTGCTGTTTACTGGCCCCAAGGAGACCAAGAGTTCGCGCAAGCAGGCCGTGGCAGGGCTCTTGGAACAACTGGAAGAGCGCTTGCGTACGCTTCAGGTGGGCAAGGAAAAGCGCAAGATCGGGGCGGCTGCCGCGTCCAAGTTCATTGAGCGCAGCGTGAGCGTTGCCATTCTTAAAGAAGGAAAACGCGTTGACGGACGGGCGTTGGATGAAATCCGGCCCATTACTCTGGAAGCGGGCCTGCTGGCGCGCACGCACGGTTCCGGATTGTTCTCCCGCGGAGAGACCCAGATTCTTTCGGTTGCAACCCTGGATTCGCCGGGTTCGGAACAGATCCTTGACACCCTTGAGGAGAATGACACCAAGAAGCGCTACTTCCACCACTACAATTTCCCGCCGTTTTCAGTCGGGGAAGCAGGACCCTTGCGCGGCCCTGGGCGCAGGGAAATCGGGCACGGCGCCCTGGCCGAGAAAGCCATTGTCCCCATGCTGCCGCCCAAAGAAGAGTTTCCGTACACCATCCGCGTGGTATCGGAAGTCCTGGGTTCAAACGGATCCAGTTCCATGGGTTCGGTGTGCGGCTCAACGCTCGCGCTTTTGGATGCCGGAGTTCCCATCAAAAAGCCGGTTTCGGGCATTGCCATGGGCTTGGCTTCGGATGATGAGGGCAACTACAAGATCCTCACGGACTTGCAGGATTTGGAAGACGGGCTCGGCGGCATGGACTTCAAGGTCGCGGGAACGCGGGACGGCATTACAGCCATCCAGCTTGATACGAAGACACAGGGGCTCACCAACCAGATCATACAAGAAACGCTCGCGCAGGCAAAAACAGCCCGCCTGGAAATTCTTGATAAGATTGAAGCGGTCATCGCACAGCCGAACGAGCTCTCGCAGTACGCGCCGCGCATCACCAGTTTGTCCATCAATCCGGACAAGATCCGCCTTGTCATCGGCTCGGGCGGCAAGACCATCAACGAAATCATTGACGCGTGCGGAGTTGAGATTGACATTGATGATGACGGCCTAGTGATGATTACGTCCGAAACCCCGGAGGGAGCAGCCAAAGCCGAAGAATGGATCAAGAACTTGACGCACGATGTGGAAGCTGGAGAGAAGTACGAGGGCACAGTTACGCGCATCATGGACTTCGGCGCGTTCGTGGAAGTGCTTCCGGGCAAGGAAGGCTTGGTGCACATTTCAAACCTTGCGCAAGGGCGCGTTGACCGCGTGGAAGATGTTGTTAAAGTCGGCGATGCGCTTGCTGTTGAAGTTATGGAGATTGATGAGCAGGGGAGAATCAACCTCAAAGTGCAGGGCGTGACCAAAGAGCCCCGGCCCCGAGGCGCGGGTTTTGGCGGCGGCCACGAAGGCCGCAGAGGCGGGCCGCCTGGCCGCGGCCGGCCATTCCGCCCGAGGTAG
- a CDS encoding M23 family metallopeptidase codes for MALKHGNSYLRMRQPSRNALLAKKNAVLLLGLASSLVVLALKIIGGAVWVLKFLATKTFRILVRFFGLPVYRAFKSAEAKFAHSVGYARGEFGENFSRNVVLYGGLIVLSLFAAVSNLKARELRPEEVGRNSGMYELLVAQGDYELYVEESLSESDSGALRTTAPERALSEIGVQSTVAPTGELADTEDTALVSGTGDALIKPDLPGTDVTPKPRDSIITYAVQDGDTISQIAERFNLNTNTILWANNIGPRDFIRPGQELVILPVSGVTHTVSRGDTLNAIASRYRAKAEDILEINKLGSASELVIGAKIVVPDGIPPAPARPAAAPSSGLADLGSIFKPAPAAAGAFNWPTTARRITQYFRGWRHTGIDIGNKTGQPVYAADDGVVTTSGWNSGGYGYYVIIDHGNGIQTLYAHNSKNGVSVGDRVSKGGVIAAIGSTGRSTGPHVHFEVRVNGTRVNPLDYL; via the coding sequence ATGGCATTGAAACACGGAAACAGTTACCTGCGCATGCGCCAGCCCTCACGCAATGCGCTGCTCGCCAAAAAAAACGCAGTGCTCCTGCTTGGACTGGCAAGCAGCCTGGTGGTGCTCGCCCTAAAAATCATCGGGGGCGCAGTTTGGGTATTAAAATTCCTGGCAACGAAAACGTTCCGCATCCTGGTGCGTTTCTTTGGGCTGCCCGTGTACCGGGCGTTTAAGTCCGCGGAAGCGAAATTCGCGCATAGCGTCGGCTATGCGCGCGGCGAGTTCGGCGAAAACTTCAGCCGCAACGTGGTGCTCTACGGGGGGCTGATTGTGCTCTCATTGTTTGCGGCAGTCTCAAACCTCAAAGCGCGCGAACTCCGGCCCGAGGAAGTCGGAAGAAACTCGGGCATGTACGAGCTCCTGGTGGCGCAGGGCGACTATGAGCTGTACGTGGAAGAGAGCCTCTCGGAATCAGACTCGGGCGCGCTACGGACAACGGCTCCGGAACGCGCTCTCTCGGAAATAGGAGTGCAGAGCACCGTGGCCCCGACCGGCGAGCTTGCCGACACCGAGGATACCGCGCTGGTTTCGGGAACCGGGGACGCGCTCATCAAGCCGGATCTTCCGGGAACCGACGTAACGCCCAAGCCGCGCGACTCAATCATCACGTACGCGGTGCAGGACGGGGATACGATTTCACAAATCGCGGAGCGCTTCAACCTCAACACCAACACTATTCTCTGGGCGAACAACATAGGGCCCCGCGACTTCATCCGCCCGGGCCAGGAGCTCGTGATACTGCCGGTTTCGGGAGTAACGCACACGGTCAGCCGCGGGGATACGCTCAATGCCATCGCAAGCAGATACCGCGCCAAAGCAGAAGACATCCTGGAGATCAACAAGCTTGGCAGCGCTTCCGAATTGGTGATCGGCGCAAAGATCGTGGTGCCGGACGGCATTCCTCCTGCGCCGGCGCGCCCTGCCGCGGCCCCGTCGTCCGGACTCGCGGACCTCGGGAGCATCTTTAAGCCGGCTCCGGCTGCGGCCGGAGCCTTCAACTGGCCCACCACGGCCCGCCGCATTACCCAATACTTCCGCGGCTGGCGGCACACGGGAATTGACATAGGCAACAAGACCGGCCAGCCCGTGTATGCGGCTGATGACGGCGTGGTCACCACCTCGGGCTGGAACTCGGGCGGGTACGGGTACTACGTCATCATTGACCACGGCAACGGCATCCAAACCCTGTACGCGCACAACAGTAAAAATGGGGTTTCGGTCGGAGACCGCGTGAGCAAGGGAGGCGTGATTGCAGCCATCGGCTCAACCGGCCGCTCAACCGGGCCGCACGTGCACTTTGAGGTGCGCGTCAATGGCACCCGCGTCAATCCGCTAGACTACCTCTAG
- a CDS encoding NYN domain-containing protein, with translation MAQYKAQRVGVFVDIQNMYYSAKNLFDAKVNFGKVLEEAVGERELIRAIAYTVKGPQSDEDNFFAALAKIGFEVKSRELQVFLGGAKKGDWDVGICMDAIRMAAKLDAVVLVSGDGDFEPLVSYLKYSEGCVVEVMAFTKTASSKLKESADLFTDLGESKKFLIKR, from the coding sequence ATGGCACAGTACAAAGCACAGAGGGTAGGCGTGTTCGTGGATATCCAGAACATGTACTATTCAGCCAAAAATTTGTTTGATGCAAAAGTGAATTTCGGGAAGGTCCTGGAGGAGGCCGTGGGTGAGCGCGAGCTCATCCGCGCCATTGCGTATACCGTGAAAGGCCCGCAGTCAGATGAAGATAATTTTTTTGCGGCGCTCGCAAAAATCGGGTTTGAGGTCAAGTCGCGCGAGCTGCAGGTGTTCCTCGGGGGCGCCAAAAAGGGGGACTGGGACGTGGGCATCTGCATGGACGCGATCCGCATGGCCGCAAAGCTGGATGCCGTGGTGCTCGTTTCCGGGGACGGCGACTTTGAGCCGCTGGTTTCGTACCTCAAGTACAGCGAAGGATGCGTGGTGGAGGTCATGGCGTTCACCAAGACCGCGTCCAGCAAGCTCAAGGAATCAGCTGACCTGTTCACTGACCTGGGAGAAAGCAAAAAGTTCTTAATCAAGCGATAA
- a CDS encoding signal peptidase II produces MRSRSAITTLAVLGFALDRALKQYALGSPALGRGVFVFDSAFGLRLSLNEFFAWSLPVPNAAVLWIMVPAIAVLGAALYTKRAHPSAAGPLGLVAIGALSNAIDRLFYGGVVDYLAVPFGGAFNIADALVVLGAALLAVPGKRYAH; encoded by the coding sequence ATGAGGAGCCGTAGCGCCATCACCACGCTCGCGGTTTTGGGATTTGCGCTTGATCGGGCGCTGAAGCAGTATGCCCTGGGAAGCCCGGCGCTCGGGCGCGGGGTTTTTGTTTTTGATTCCGCGTTCGGCCTGCGGCTCTCCCTAAACGAATTTTTTGCGTGGAGCCTGCCGGTCCCCAATGCCGCAGTACTCTGGATCATGGTTCCCGCCATTGCGGTCCTCGGAGCCGCACTGTACACAAAACGTGCCCACCCCTCGGCGGCAGGCCCGCTCGGGCTTGTGGCTATTGGCGCGCTCTCAAACGCCATTGACCGCCTGTTCTACGGCGGCGTGGTTGATTACCTGGCCGTTCCTTTTGGCGGAGCGTTCAACATTGCGGACGCGCTCGTGGTTCTCGGGGCCGCACTGCTCGCGGTTCCCGGCAAGCGCTATGCTCACTAA